Proteins co-encoded in one Callospermophilus lateralis isolate mCalLat2 chromosome 2, mCalLat2.hap1, whole genome shotgun sequence genomic window:
- the Harbi1 gene encoding putative nuclease HARBI1, with protein MAIPITVLDCDLLLYGRGHRTLDRFKLEDVTDDYLMSMYGFPRQFIYYLVELLGASLSRPTQRSRAISPETQILAALGFYTSGSFQTRMGDAIGISQASMSRCVANVTEALVERASQFIHFPTDEASTQALKDEFYGLAGMPGVIGVVDCIHVAIKAPNAEDLSYVNRKGLHSLNCLMVCDIRGALMTVETNWPGSLQDFAVLQQSSLSSQFEAGMHKESWLLGDSSFFLRTWLMTPLSIPETPAENRYNMAHSATHSVIEKTFRTLCSRFRCLDGSKGALQYSPEKSSHIILACCVLHNISLEHGMDIWSSPMTRPMEQPPEEEYEHMESLDLEADRIRQELMLTHFS; from the exons ATGGCTATACCCATAACTGTTCTTGATTGTGATCTCTTGCTATATGGCCGAGGTCACCGGACATTGGACCGTTTTAAACTGGAGGATGTAACTGATGACTACTTGATGTCTATGTATGGGTTTCCTCGtcaattcatttattatttggTGGAGCTCTTGGGGGCGAGTCTTTCTAGACCTACACAAAGATCCAGGGCTATTAGCCCAGAGACACAAATCCTCGCAGCATTGGGCTTTTATACCTCAGGTTCCTTCCAGACTCGAATGGGAGATGCTATTGGAATTAGTCAGGCCTCTATGAGTCGTTGTGTTGCCAATGTCACAGAAGCACTTGTGGAAAGGGCCTCACAGTTCATTCACTTTCCAACTGATGAAGCATCCACACAGGCTCTGAAAGATGAATTCTATGGGTTGGCAGGGATGCCAGGGGTGATAGGCGTGGTTGACTGTATCCATGTGGCAATCAAGGCACCAAATGCTGAAGACCTCTCCTATGTGAACCGCAAGGGTCTGCATTCTTTAAACTGCCTGATGGTGTGTGACATCAGAGGAGCACTAATGACTGTGGAGACAAACTGGCCAGGTAGCCTACAGGACTTTGCTGTGCTGCAGCAGTCTTCTCTAAGCAGTCAATTTGAAGCTGGGATGCACAAAGAGAGCTGGCTTCTTG GTGACAGTTCCTTCTTTCTCCGCACTTGGCTTATGACCCCACTTTCCATCCCTGAAACTCCAGCTGAAAATCGGTATAACATGGCCCATTCTGCAACTCACAGTGTGATTGAGAAGACTTTTCGAACCCTCTGCTCCCGTTTCCGCTGCCTGGATGGATCCAAGGGGGCACTGCAGTACTCACCAGAGAAGTCCAGCCACATCATCTTGGCTTGTTGCGTCCTCCACAACATCTCTTTGGAGCATGGAATGGATATTTGGTCCTCTCCAATGACGAGACCCATGGAACAGCCCCCTGAGGAAGAGTATgagcacatggagtctctggactTAGAGGCTGACCGTATCCGTCAGGAGCTGATGCTTACTCATTTTAGCTAA